A single genomic interval of Adhaeribacter pallidiroseus harbors:
- a CDS encoding DUF1549 domain-containing protein, which produces MTPKKHQQTGIKFKKPGLYLLFSIFYLGSALAFPALAEPLLATPAAEGFWLWKLLGRLHPLAVHFPVTLLCLAAVLEIATFRNFTSRLRPGIDLLVTIGAAGAIISALLGWLLAQQEDYAGDLLALHRWTGVATAVLGAIAAILLYYIEKQERWPLIKVYRGVLLFTAIGVTAAGHYGASLTHGDVYLTSVMPWTDDYEATPAPEKKFNLVALQEKGNLDAAKELELNVQVRAIFAHSCYKCHSADKIKGELRLDQKDLVFKGGKSGPIIVPGQPGKSELIRRITLPRSHKESMPGKGKALSTEDIALITYWVKKGAPWPDKGQKSAFRIAELKPRSPNLPPPTQNLKNPVDLWVNQYFLKNKTAWPQVVSDRTYLRRIYLDIIGMVPTPEEVQKFSEDSRPDKRALWVRQLLNRQDDYALHWLTFWNDALRNDYSGTGYITNGRYNISDWLYKSLQTNKPYNQFVKELLNPTEESKGFISGIQWRGVVNASQRVEMQAAQNVSQVLLGLNLKCASCHDSFVSDWKLADAYAFANVFADSALEINRCDVPTGKMADTRILWEELGAIDKNAPVKVKLQQLADNLAKPQNGRLYRTIVNRVWGQFMGRGIITPVDAMDNEPWNQDLLDWLASDFVAQGYNIKELIYLITTSKTYQLPSVGIKDVNWLNTPEYKFTGMLRRRMSAEQFADAVSSVIQPVYADSAVQYNPAGKDKPNPIKTPFVRASLVKNDGFLTALGRPNRETVITSRDTQANLLQALELTNGKKFNQVLQQGAENYMTRFPQSDALIREVYRKAFNRAPLPQELTVAQQMLGEKPNSEAVQDFLWAIVMLPEFQFIY; this is translated from the coding sequence ATGACTCCCAAAAAACACCAACAAACAGGTATAAAATTTAAAAAACCAGGGCTTTACCTGCTATTTTCTATTTTCTACCTGGGTTCGGCGCTAGCCTTTCCGGCGCTAGCCGAACCCTTGCTGGCTACTCCGGCTGCGGAAGGTTTCTGGCTCTGGAAATTACTGGGTCGCTTGCATCCCTTGGCCGTTCATTTTCCGGTTACCTTGCTTTGTTTAGCGGCGGTGTTGGAAATAGCTACCTTCCGGAATTTTACGTCCCGGTTGCGGCCCGGTATTGATCTGCTGGTAACTATTGGTGCCGCCGGGGCCATTATTTCGGCTTTGCTGGGTTGGCTACTCGCCCAGCAGGAAGATTACGCCGGCGACCTTCTGGCCTTACACCGCTGGACGGGCGTAGCGACGGCGGTTCTGGGAGCCATTGCGGCTATTTTGTTATATTACATCGAAAAACAGGAACGTTGGCCTTTGATAAAAGTTTACCGGGGCGTTTTGTTGTTTACGGCCATCGGGGTTACCGCCGCCGGCCATTACGGGGCTTCGCTCACGCACGGCGACGTGTATTTAACCAGCGTTATGCCCTGGACGGATGATTACGAAGCTACCCCGGCTCCGGAAAAAAAATTTAACCTGGTGGCCCTGCAGGAAAAGGGCAACCTGGATGCGGCCAAAGAGCTGGAATTAAACGTGCAGGTGCGGGCCATTTTCGCGCATAGCTGCTACAAATGCCACAGCGCCGATAAAATAAAAGGCGAGTTGCGGCTGGACCAAAAAGATTTAGTATTTAAAGGCGGCAAATCCGGACCCATAATTGTGCCGGGCCAACCCGGTAAAAGTGAGTTAATCCGGCGTATAACCTTACCCCGCAGCCACAAAGAATCGATGCCGGGCAAAGGCAAAGCCTTAAGCACCGAAGATATCGCCTTGATTACTTACTGGGTAAAAAAAGGCGCGCCCTGGCCCGATAAAGGACAAAAAAGCGCTTTCCGGATAGCCGAACTGAAACCCCGCAGCCCCAACTTGCCTCCGCCCACCCAAAATTTAAAAAATCCGGTAGATTTATGGGTAAACCAATATTTTTTAAAAAATAAGACGGCCTGGCCCCAAGTAGTCAGCGACCGGACGTATTTGCGCCGGATTTATCTGGATATTATTGGCATGGTGCCTACGCCGGAAGAAGTACAGAAATTTTCAGAGGATTCCCGGCCCGATAAACGCGCTTTGTGGGTGCGGCAATTATTAAACCGCCAAGATGATTATGCTTTGCACTGGCTTACTTTCTGGAACGATGCCTTACGCAACGATTACTCCGGCACCGGTTACATTACCAACGGGCGGTACAATATTTCGGATTGGCTCTATAAATCCTTGCAAACCAATAAACCTTATAATCAATTTGTAAAAGAACTTTTAAACCCTACCGAGGAATCCAAAGGATTTATCAGCGGCATCCAGTGGCGGGGAGTGGTTAATGCCAGCCAACGCGTCGAAATGCAGGCGGCTCAGAATGTATCGCAGGTATTGTTAGGTTTAAACTTAAAATGCGCCTCCTGCCACGACAGCTTTGTGAGCGACTGGAAACTAGCCGATGCTTACGCTTTTGCCAACGTGTTCGCCGACTCAGCGCTGGAAATTAATCGCTGCGACGTGCCCACCGGCAAAATGGCCGACACCCGGATTTTGTGGGAAGAATTAGGTGCCATCGATAAAAACGCGCCGGTAAAAGTAAAACTGCAGCAACTCGCCGACAACCTGGCCAAACCGCAAAATGGCCGTTTGTACCGCACCATCGTAAACCGGGTGTGGGGTCAATTTATGGGCCGCGGCATTATTACACCGGTAGATGCCATGGATAACGAACCCTGGAATCAGGATTTACTCGATTGGCTTGCCTCGGATTTTGTCGCCCAAGGGTACAACATTAAAGAACTGATTTACCTGATAACTACCTCTAAAACCTACCAGCTACCTTCGGTGGGGATAAAAGATGTAAACTGGCTCAACACCCCGGAATATAAATTTACGGGCATGCTGCGGCGACGTATGTCGGCGGAGCAATTTGCCGATGCCGTAAGCAGCGTCATTCAACCAGTTTACGCCGACTCGGCAGTACAATATAACCCGGCGGGCAAAGATAAACCTAACCCTATTAAAACCCCGTTCGTGCGGGCTTCGCTGGTGAAGAACGATGGTTTCCTGACTGCTTTGGGCCGGCCTAATCGCGAAACGGTAATTACTAGCCGCGATACCCAGGCTAACTTGTTACAAGCGTTGGAACTTACCAATGGCAAAAAATTTAACCAGGTTCTTCAGCAGGGAGCCGAAAACTATATGACCCGGTTTCCGCAATCCGACGCCTTAATCCGGGAAGTATACCGAAAGGCTTTTAACCGCGCCCCGTTGCCTCAGGAACTAACCGTAGCTCAACAAATGCTGGGCGAAAAACCAAATTCCGAAGCCGTGCAGGATTTTCTCTGGGCTATTGTCATGCTCCCCGAATTTCAGTTTATTTATTGA
- a CDS encoding FG-GAP repeat domain-containing protein: MRKVVLLGLCLVMLSVLSYGQSAESKPTPGSRPVKFLKKQIAAESFESVAVFDVNQDSKPDIVSGAYWYEGPLFFKRHTIGTVPRMNEYWDDFSTIPLDVNKDNRQDFITGGWFGKTLIWRENPGNDKEWAEHIIAKPGNIETTRSWDIDNDGVPEIVPNTPNDSLIIYRLNQTTPGKFDRHRITGKHGHGLGFGDLNNDGRGDLIVENGWLEAPAQPFAQPWTLHPDFKLGTSSVPILVVDVNQDKVNDLIVGQAHGYGLHWYEQKKDKNLKKIAWIKHPIDLVNSQYHTMEWVDIDNDGQPELITGKRYRAHNGNDPGETDPLGLYYFKWNGESFTKQIISYGPFGEGKGAGLYFSVADLTGSGRKDIIVAGKDGLYVFYNQGSE; encoded by the coding sequence ATGCGAAAAGTGGTGCTATTGGGTTTGTGTTTGGTAATGCTATCTGTACTGAGCTATGGTCAGTCTGCCGAAAGTAAACCTACTCCGGGCAGCCGGCCGGTTAAATTTTTAAAAAAACAAATTGCCGCCGAAAGTTTTGAATCCGTAGCCGTTTTTGACGTGAATCAGGATAGCAAACCGGATATTGTTTCGGGAGCTTACTGGTACGAAGGACCGCTTTTTTTTAAACGCCACACCATCGGCACCGTGCCCCGTATGAACGAGTACTGGGACGATTTTTCCACGATACCCCTGGATGTAAACAAAGATAACCGGCAGGATTTTATAACGGGCGGCTGGTTCGGCAAAACCTTAATCTGGCGCGAAAACCCCGGCAACGATAAAGAATGGGCGGAACACATTATTGCTAAACCCGGCAACATCGAAACTACCCGCTCCTGGGATATCGACAACGACGGCGTACCCGAAATAGTCCCCAATACGCCCAACGACTCCCTGATTATTTACCGCTTAAACCAAACTACGCCGGGGAAATTTGATCGGCACCGCATTACGGGCAAACACGGCCACGGCCTGGGTTTCGGAGACCTGAATAACGATGGCCGCGGCGACTTAATAGTAGAAAATGGCTGGCTCGAGGCCCCGGCTCAACCCTTTGCCCAACCCTGGACCCTGCATCCGGATTTTAAACTCGGTACTTCCAGCGTGCCTATTCTGGTGGTAGATGTAAACCAGGACAAAGTAAACGATTTAATTGTGGGCCAGGCGCACGGCTACGGTTTGCACTGGTACGAGCAGAAAAAAGATAAAAATTTAAAAAAAATAGCCTGGATTAAACATCCCATTGATTTAGTAAACTCCCAATACCACACCATGGAATGGGTTGATATAGATAATGATGGCCAACCCGAATTAATTACCGGCAAACGCTACCGGGCGCATAACGGCAACGACCCCGGCGAAACCGATCCCTTGGGTTTATATTATTTTAAATGGAACGGCGAGTCATTCACCAAACAAATTATCAGTTACGGCCCGTTTGGCGAAGGCAAAGGTGCCGGCCTGTACTTCAGCGTAGCCGACCTGACCGGCTCGGGCCGCAAAGATATTATAGTGGCCGGAAAAGATGGCTTGTATGTTTTTTATAATCAAGGAAGTGAGTAA
- a CDS encoding 3-keto-disaccharide hydrolase, with amino-acid sequence MFKKAFFAGIPVAILCLGLLTGSCQSTGTNKRDKEGFTAIFDGKTLQGWEGDPTYWRVEEGALVGEITPTTLLKTNSFIIWKGGTPADFEFKGSFRITTDGNTGINYRSEQLTDIPFALKGYQADIDGKIRYTGQNYEERGRTTLAYRGEKVTVNTQQNAADPESFRANVKNNAWQARQVTGSLGSSDSLQTFIKSNDWNDFHLIIKGNRLLHYVNGKLMSDVTDNDTVNRKMQGLLGVQVHVGPPMKVQYRNLRIKQL; translated from the coding sequence ATGTTTAAAAAAGCGTTTTTTGCCGGCATTCCGGTAGCTATTTTGTGCCTGGGTTTGTTAACCGGCAGTTGCCAGAGCACGGGTACCAATAAGCGGGACAAAGAAGGATTTACCGCCATTTTCGACGGCAAAACCTTGCAAGGCTGGGAAGGCGACCCTACTTACTGGCGCGTAGAAGAGGGCGCTCTGGTAGGCGAAATTACGCCGACTACTTTATTAAAAACCAACTCCTTTATCATTTGGAAAGGCGGTACACCCGCTGATTTTGAATTCAAAGGCTCCTTCCGGATTACCACGGATGGTAACACCGGTATTAATTACCGCAGCGAGCAGCTAACCGATATTCCGTTTGCTTTAAAAGGCTACCAGGCCGATATTGATGGTAAAATCCGGTATACGGGGCAAAACTACGAAGAACGGGGCCGGACTACTTTGGCTTACCGCGGCGAAAAAGTAACGGTAAATACGCAGCAAAATGCCGCGGATCCGGAATCATTCCGGGCTAATGTGAAAAATAACGCCTGGCAGGCCCGCCAGGTAACCGGCTCTTTGGGCAGCAGCGACTCCCTGCAGACTTTTATCAAAAGCAACGACTGGAATGATTTTCATTTAATAATTAAAGGCAATCGGCTCTTGCACTACGTAAATGGTAAATTAATGAGCGATGTAACCGACAACGATACAGTAAACCGTAAAATGCAAGGCTTACTGGGCGTGCAAGTACACGTGGGGCCGCCCATGAAAGTGCAATACCGGAATTTGCGGATAAAGCAGTTGTAG